A stretch of DNA from Fusobacterium mortiferum ATCC 9817:
AGATTTTATGATATAAATTTTTTGTAATTAAAAAACTATTAATATTTTTAAGATTCTTCTTTTGGAAGTATCATACAAATTGTTGCAGATAAAATTACTAAAATAATTCCAATTATTGAAAGAAAATTGAGTTTCTCTCCTAATATCAAAACAGCAAGCAAAATACCAAAGACTGGTTCTAAGGCAAGAAATAATCCACTTTTACTTGCTTCACTCCTTTCAAGCCCTTTATTCCAAAACCATCCTGCACCTATACTACAGCCAACAACTAGATATAAAAGAACTATAACCCCTTTCAATGAATAGTGCACTTCCCAACTTTTAACTAAAAATAACATTATTGGCAAAGCAAACAATGTTCCTAATTGAATAGTCAATGCTGTATAATAATTTGAGTTCATTTTCTTTAGTATTTTTTTTTTGAAAGTCTAACCCAAAAAGAAACAACTATAGTAGATAAAAATACCAAAAAACATCCAAAGAAAGATACATTTTCAAGTGCTGAAACACCTACTGTTAATGCTACACCAAAAAAAGCAACAATACCTAATAAGAAAACAATAGGAGAGGCTTTTTCTTTAAAAAATATAAATCCAACAATTGTTATCATAACAGGCTCAATACCTATAACTGTTGTTGCACTTGAAGCTGAAGTAAAACTTAGCCCTATAAACTGTAACATTGAAGTGAGAGGATATGTTAAAATTCCTAAAAGAATTAACAAGAAAAAATCTTTTTTATTAAAATTTCCCTTTTCTTTATGTATAAAAGAAACAGTCATAGGCAGTAAAATTATACTTGCAAGTACATATCTAATTGCAACAACTAAAGATGGATCAAGCATATCATAAGCAATTTTACCAGCAATAAATGATGTTCCCCATAAAAATACAGCTATTAAGAGATATATCATATAGTTCCTCCAAAAATTGTGTCTTGTTTTACTGGTTTAGGAAATGTCTTATCAAGAGATAATACAATTTTTCTTGCACGAGAAGCATTTAAAGATAAATTAGGGTCAACAACACCATGTGTATGTTTTCCACCATTCAAATAAAATATTTTCCCTTTTCCTTCGTATTCTAAAGAATAGTTTTCTGAAATACAAACATTATAATTATCATCTTTTTTTATTTTTGATAATATTTCATCTGAAAAAATTTCTTTAGGGAAGTATTGTTTATATCCTGTTGCTAAAATTATCATATCAGCAGATATAATCTTTTGATTTTTAGAATAAATATTCTCTATAGTTACTTTAATATCTAAATCTTTATCAGTTTCAGTTACATCACAAACTGAGCATTCACTATATATATTAAATTTTATTTGTTTTCCTATCTTTGAGTATCTATTAGCATATAATATCTGATAAACTTCTTCTATAGTATGAGGGGATGCTCCATCACTTGCAAAACGATATTGTTTATTAAGATTTTCTTTTAATTCAGAAGGAAGTTTATAAAAATTACTTAATCCCATTTCTGTATAAATTTTATCTTCTGCAAATTGAGAATCTTCCATCTGATGTGTGAATGGTTCACGATAAACCATTGTAATTGACTCTA
This window harbors:
- a CDS encoding DMT family transporter, producing MNSNYYTALTIQLGTLFALPIMLFLVKSWEVHYSLKGVIVLLYLVVGCSIGAGWFWNKGLERSEASKSGLFLALEPVFGILLAVLILGEKLNFLSIIGIILVILSATICMILPKEES
- a CDS encoding DMT family transporter, which gives rise to MIYLLIAVFLWGTSFIAGKIAYDMLDPSLVVAIRYVLASIILLPMTVSFIHKEKGNFNKKDFFLLILLGILTYPLTSMLQFIGLSFTSASSATTVIGIEPVMITIVGFIFFKEKASPIVFLLGIVAFFGVALTVGVSALENVSFFGCFLVFLSTIVVSFWVRLSKKKY